In the genome of Hippoglossus hippoglossus isolate fHipHip1 chromosome 4, fHipHip1.pri, whole genome shotgun sequence, one region contains:
- the mrpl54 gene encoding 39S ribosomal protein L54, mitochondrial, translating to MSGYILFRIVALTKCATSNATAAVCRSNMLSRAETRGYAKKVAAKGKGKGMAKEELKGPEVCRDPARLTSHAVGANIFKQGEDPILKTPEEYPEWLYQLNLGEPKKLHELESDNWEYWKRLRKENIWRFNRLHKGKKF from the exons atgtcaggttacattttatttagaatAGTAGCCTTAACAAAATGCGCCACATCCAACGCTACAGCGGCGGTGTGCAGGTCCAACAtgctgagcagagcagagacacgAGGATATGCGAAGAAAGTTG CGGCCAAAGGAAAAGGTAAAGGCATGGCGAAGGAAGAGCTGAAAGGTCCAGAGGTGTGTAGAGACCCCGCCAGACTTACTTCTCATGCAGTCGGGGCCAATATCTTTAAACAGGGAGAGGACCCCATACTGAAGACTCCTGAGGAATATCCAGAGTG GTTGTACCAGTTGAACCTGGGAGAGCCCAAAAAGCTGCACGAGCTGGAGTCGGACAACTGGGAATACTGGAAGCGTCTgaggaaggaaaacatttggCGATTCAACAGACTCCATAAGGGGAAGAAGTTTTGA
- the fam32a gene encoding protein FAM32A-like has protein sequence MSEYAATQKSALKFKGSVSAGKKKKKKDKESKHRLEQAVQSHNEEEVKSNKGYVDKRTPAQMAFDKMQEKRKMERILNKASKTHKHRVEDFNRHLDALTEHYDIPKVSWTK, from the exons ATGTCGGAGTACGCAGCGACCCAGAAGAGTGCTCTGAAGTTTAAAGGCAGCGTTTCAGCTGGGAAAAA gaagaagaagaaggataaAGAGAGTAAACATCGCCTCGAGCAGGCTGTGCAAAGTCACAacgaggaggaggtgaaatCCAACAAAGGTTATGTTGACAAAAGGACACCGGCACAAATGGCCTTTGACAAGATGCAGGAGAAGAGG AAAATGGAAAGGATTTTGAACAAGGCGTCTAAGACTCATAAACACAGAGTGGAG gatttcaATCGCCATCTGGACGCCTTGACAGAGCATTACGATATTCCCAAAGTCAGCTGGACCaagtag